ACGAGGGCCGGGGGGTCGAGCGCGGTACCGCCGAAGCGGTCGCCGACCAGATGATGGCACGGGATGCGCTGGGGACCCACGCCCGCGACGAACTTGGGCTGTCGCACGTCTCCACCGCCCGCCCGCTGCAGGCCGCCGCGGCATCGGCGGCGACCTTCGTCGCCGGCAGCGCGGCGCCGCTGATCGTTGCCTGGCTGGCTCCTCTGTCGGCGCTGATCCCGGCGGTGGTGGCGACCTCGCTCCTGTGCCTCGCGATCCTCGGCGCCCTTGGCGCCACGGCCGGCGGAGCGGCGATCGGGCGGTCGGTGGTGCGGGTGACTTTCTGGGGCGCGGCGGCGATGGCCGTCACCTTCGGCATCGGACGGCTGTTCGGCGCAGCGGTCGGCTAAATCGCGCCGCGCAGGTTTATGCTCAGGAAGGGCGTGAGCCGTGCTGGGTTCGAACCAGCGACCCGCTGATTAAAAGTCAGCTGCTCTACCGACTGAGCTAACGGCCCACGCGAGGGCGCACCTAGGGCTTCGCGCGCCGCTTGC
Above is a window of Sphingomonas glaciei DNA encoding:
- a CDS encoding VIT1/CCC1 transporter family protein translates to MSRLHSHREQHATDRIGWLRAAVLGANDGIVSTGSLIVGVAASQPDQAAILVAGVASLFAGAMSMAAGEYVSVSSQSDTERADLARERTELAEQPASEREELIRIYEGRGVERGTAEAVADQMMARDALGTHARDELGLSHVSTARPLQAAAASAATFVAGSAAPLIVAWLAPLSALIPAVVATSLLCLAILGALGATAGGAAIGRSVVRVTFWGAAAMAVTFGIGRLFGAAVG